From the genome of Toxoplasma gondii ME49 chromosome XII, whole genome shotgun sequence:
TCTGTTGGCAGTGACACACAATACGAGCGACGACATGAAAAACCGCAGCGGGTTACCGTTTATGTCAACCACAAAAAGAAGGTAAAATGGTTGCTTTCAAATTTGTAAAACGAGAACGTCTAGACTGGCCACATCTGGAATAGCCCCGTGGAAGTACTTGTGTGTCGCCTCTTTTTGTGTTCGCTCTCTGCCAACAGAGGCATTCGCGACATCGAAGATACAGCCGTCTCATTCGATGCGTCACTTAGCAGCAGTCCTCAGATTTCAGTGTTTGCGGGCGAATTTGCAGTTTCAGACGGCAGAGGAATGTCACTGTGGTCACTGCCACCCAGCTAGCCGTGGGTCTCTGTATGAAAAGGGGATGCTTTTGCAGGTGATGAGGTCAGACAACGATACACGGTAGCACgtggtgtgtgtgtggatgcGTGTCAGATGTGTCGCGTTTCAAGACATTCGCAAACGTTTTCTTCCAACCACTAGAAATAGTGAAGGCGCAAGAGGCTGAATAGCAGCCAGTAACGACATTACTGTCCTTTGTTGAGTTCGTATCGACCGCAGAGACGTATTTGCGTGCAAGCAGATTCAAATGAATCCGTCACTGCAAATGCTTAAGTGCATCGAAAAACAGCGGGTCAAGGAGCCAAACGATTCTTCGATAACATGCTTCTACTTGTGACAATTGCCGAGAAaatctgttttctgtttgtgtACGCGTGTGTGCATATGAATCCTGGGACGCTTCCACAGCATGATAATGTCCCCAGTATATGGTTTGCGGCTAGAAAGAAGTGATTCGTGTCCTGTAGTGTTATGCGGAACATGGTTTTCCGGACGTTGTTAGAACAGAATGGAAAAAACACATATTAACTGACCAGCTGGCAGTTTTCGCTTAATGGCGCCTCAAGAGGCGGTTGTACAACATGATAGCACCTGTTCGCCAGTGCTTGATGAACGCCCCTGCGGACGACCGTCAGCGTGCAAGCACTTTTGGGATGCCGCGCATGGCGAAATGTCATTGTATACCACACCTAACATTGCAATTTGACGCGACCTCATAATGGGGTCGCAGGGTCAAGCATAACCAAAAGTTCTTAAAAATGGCGTGATCGGAACGGGTACAAGATGCTGATGAAGACCGTCGTTAGGAAGTGTCACGTGGGACTGGACAGCGAGTCCTTGTTTGAAAACTCATTCTGTGTATGAGGAAGGGCGTTATCGAAAGTGATGAGGCATCGGTCCCAGCAGGCCACGGAAAGAGAGCGATGGACGCCACCAACGGTTCACCACCAGTGTTGTTGGACGGTCCCTTTTCGACCATCTCCCTCGAAGCCGCGAGCGTCTTGCATTTTAAATGCCGTCGATTTGAGATCCTCGATTGCTGCGGGATAGCATTTTATTTCTCCCCGTGAGCGAACACTTGGTGGAGCATCTGTATACAAAACACAAGAACAACAAAGAACCGCCACAAAACAACGGTACAGGTTTTCACTGAAGTGCAGAGGCAAAAACAAATCCAAGCAGTACAGAGACGCCCCATCTGTAGTCAGCAAGTCTTAATGAACTCTCGAAAATGAATTCCAAATCCAGCCTAGGACGTCCACCTAGTACCCAGCTCTTACCCACATGCGCCCGTTATCCCCGCCTGCCACAAACTTCCGGAAATTCCTAAATATGTCTTACCCTCAGTATCCGCGTCAGTCGTCCTCTGTGAGCGCAGCACAAATCCACACAACAGCGCCAACCAGACTCTAGCATGCGCCACTGGATCAGTCGTAGGACACCGTCTCGCTTCGCGTGACCAGTTCTCCATAAAATTCTGAAGGTGAGGTTCAGTCCCTTCAGCAGGCACAACGAAAACAGCCTCCTCCCTCCACACGACTTCTCGACATCCGCTACACGCGCCGCCGCAGATAGCCACGAAATGCGCCAGCATTCCAGCACGACCTTCCTTCAGCCCAAGGACGGACAGCAGCGACACCGCCTTCAAGAAGACATACAACCTCTCCCGGTCTATCAGGTGCCTTGCTGGTGAAAACCAATGAAGATGCCTCACCTTCTACCTCGTCGTCGTATTTTATCTCTGTTCAAAGGTCATACAACCACGCCAGCATCCAGATTTGGCCACACGCCACATCGATCGAAAGCAAATGAACTACGGTGTCTATCGGGTTCTGACCCCTTTTCCTCTACTGTCACGTGGACACCAGGTCCAGACTGCGTCCTCAACGCCCACAGAAACAGCAACCACCACCACCTACCCACACCCTACCTCTCGGCATCTGCTCAGTATGTCGTCCCAGGCAGTCAGCAGTGGTGCCTCACCTTCAGTCTCCTCCCGTGCTCTTTCTGAACACACGGCACAAATCCGCACAAAGCCGACAACTAGTCAACGCCACACACACGCCTTGATCAACCAGGGACAAATATTCCGATGATGAGCACCATTTCGCGCCTCTTGTTTacgaagcgagacagaaccCAGACTCTTCTGACACCCACTGGGtacgctcctctctcctagGTACGTCGCTCCTCTACATAACTGAGCGTGACTcacgtctcttcttcttgcgtctctttcgttctgCACACACAGCACAAACATTCGCACAGTACCAACAAACAGCGCTCGTCAAATACAAGTTTCACCAATAGAGTATCATCCCGGCCTCGTGGCTAGCATTCCATCACGGCCGTCCTAACTTCGCATTCACTTCCGCTCAATAATGGAGAGCAAGAACACCGCCTCGAACAAGCTGCAGAACCTGTGCGCCCGTCTGACAGGGGCGACAACAATGACTGACGTTAGTGACGACAACTAACCTTCTACGTCATCGTCGTCGTCTGTACGGAAAGCGCAAATTCAAACAACGTCAACAATCAGCTCTCATCACAGGTCTCTTTGAACCAGCCTAGGCAGCAACCGACGCCTACATGGGTTTGGCTACACTCTCTCTACTACCACGTGGACACCAAATCCAGACTGCGTCCTCAACGCCCACAGAAACAGCAACCACAACCACCTACCCACACCCTACCTCTCGGCATCTGCTCAGTATGTCGTCCCAGGCAGTCAGCAGTGGTGCCTCACCTTCAGTCTCCTCCCTTGCTCTTTCTGAACACACGGCACAAATCCACACAAAGCCGACAACTAGTCAACGCCACACACACGCCTTGATCAACCAGGGACAAATATTCCGATGATGAGCACCATTTCGCGCCTCTTGTTTacgaagcgagacagaaccCAGACTCTTCTGACACCCACTGGGtacgctcctctctcctagGTACGTCGCTCCTCTACATAACTGAGCGTGACTcacgtctcttcttcttgcgtctctttcgttctgCACACACAGCACAAACATTCGCACAGTACCAACAAACAGCGCTCGTCAAATACAAGTTTCACCAATAGAGTATCATCCCGGCCTCGTGGCTAGCATTCCATCACGGCCGTCCTAACTTCGCATTCACTTCCGCTCAATAATGGAGAGCAAGAACACCGCCTCGAACAAGCTGCAGAACCTGTGCGCCCGTCTGACAGGGGCGACAACAATGACTGACGTTAGTGACGACAACTAACCTTCTACGTCATCGTCGTCGTCTGTACGGAAAGCGCAAATTCAAACAACGTCAACAATCAGCTCTCATCACAGGTCTCTTTGAACCAGCCTAGGCAGCAACCGACGCCTACATGGGTTTGGCTACACTCTCTCTACTACCACGTGGACACCAGGTCCAGACTGCGTCCTCAACGCCCGTTGAAGCAGCTACCTCTGCTCACACGCATTCGGCATGCCGATTCGCTGCGTTGGTCGCCCCAGTTAGTCAACAGACTTGTCTcaccttctgcgtcttcctctctcgctttttctgtaTAGACACAACGCAAGTCCACAAAGCATCCGAAAACAGCTGCCACCATATTCCTGCTTGACTTCCCACACAGGGAGACGTCTCGCGGCTCCTGACCATCATTGCACCAGGAACCGGATCCCACAAATTCAATCTCTCGCCTACACGGCGCAGTGCAGGTGCACAGCCTACACCGCCCCCCCCCCGTCAGCTCCATAGCCTATGTCCTACGCATTTGGATCCTTGAAATTATTGAATGTGACTCActtctcttgttccttcGCGTTTGCCTCCCTGCACAAGCGAAACACATCCACACAAGGCCAAAAGCCCACATCGCCACACTTCAGGCGGATTAGCTAACTGTACCAGTGTAGTAGCTGTTGACTGTCGTTCCTCGACGCCCTCCCTAATCTTAGTTCTACTTTCTTACAAGAGAAACAGCCAGAAAAGAGCTTCCACACTCGCGCGTTTATCCTGGTAGGCGAGATAAGTCGGCGCTTCGGTGGTTGAAGTGTCTACTCATCTTTTCCCCTCGCTGTGTCTTCGCGACACCATGCGCTCTGTGGTGCCGCCAGTGAATAGCGGGAGACCAAATCGAGTGACAACAAACCAAGCAAGTCGCGTGGGGATCGCACTGCTTAAAATGCGCATCAGCAAGGCGTAGGGTTCCGCGGTAGAAAACGAATTTGGAAGGTCTGTCTGTTAAGTGACCCATCCCACTTGGAATATGATACTTCCAGCTGGAGACTCACTTGGGGGGTCGTCGTCGGAATCATCTTCACCTGAAGTGGCAGAGAAATTGACACATCGAGCAAACATCCGTGCCGTGACATGACAGCTGGGCGTATGTGAAGAAGAGttgcctcgttttttccatcCAGCGTCAAGTCCTTAAGAGTTAGGTTGCTATGCAGAGCGCAATTCGCGCCAAATGGCTCCGGCGCATATTGGCTGCCACAGTGTCATAAACAACCATTCTCGAACATAAACTCATTTTTCCTTCTTAACCACGAAGATATAAAACTTCTGCATTTGCGGTCCGTCGGCCAGTACACAAATCATGATATTCACTTTGGTATTCTCCTTCCTAATGCTCGTCCGTACGTAATACTTGggtctatctatctatttTAACGACGGCGGACTTGGTAGTGTCTATTTATACTTGCATGTCAGTGACGCAAGTGAGACATCACTTATATCGTGCTGTGTTTGTATTTGAGGGTGTAAAGCGTGATAATGGTTTTACATGCATAAATGTGTCGCCCAGACActtgctctgtctcccttgAACCCCCGCAATCGCTTCACCTTTTCTGCGGAACTTTCCTTTTGCAACCGATACAAAGTAGCATGATTCAACGCACACTCCACAGCCCCGCGGAGGTCAGAAAGTGGAGGCACGTGAGCTCCGAGGTATTCTCTCAAATTAAGCGCTTCGGTCATGTGACGAAAATGCATGCCCCAAATCTGGAGGCGGTGTTCACAGTTACTATGCTGGATGTCCAGACACGCGGCAAGCCCCGCTTCGCCAGATTACGGAAAAGCGCTTACGTGCTtcatttctctttttcttcttccttcctgtaTTGCAGCAAATCATAACGTTGCAGCACACACATCGTAGCACAAATGACAATGGAAGCCACGAGTGAGCAACCTCTTTGTTTTTGTTGCGCAGCCGGGACGCCTCGATATTGTGCCTGAATTGCAGGCCACACAATGAGCAGTGCAGTTCACTATATCTAGATTAGCTGCCCAGACACAAGGTGCACGTTGCTTCGCTCTGTCGCGGAAAAATGCTCACTTTTTGtagtcctcttcttcttgctcctgGATGCCGCTGTAACGCAGCAAACCGCCGTGGAAGAGCACGCACGTCGAACCACGAAGGAGATGCAAGCCGCAGGTAAGCAGCATACGCTGTATCACTCCTAACTGAAAAAGGCGCTCGATAGGGTGACTAAATTGCAGACCACGAAGTGAGCGATGCTATTCACTACACCTAAACTAGCTGTCGAGACATACGGCACGCGCCAGTTTGCCCGAGTGCTAAGAGTATATCAATTCTGCGTCGGACACGCTACGATCTTAGCAAACTGTGGTTAACGCGAGTCTCCAATATAAGTATACGTCTTGGGGAAATATAGAGCAACACGATGGGGTGATTTCAGAAATAGTGCAGCTCGATTTTTCTTTACCACACTGAGAAACACAGGTGAGCCTAATGGGAACATCAAGCTGATGCCCATCCATATTCGGACCACTAGCTGCCTTGTACGGGTTTGTGGCAGCAGCTTACAtgtccgttttttcttgcgTTTGAACAGCCTGCCTGAAAACACACTTCGCCGACAGGAGAGCTAAACCCTTTATCGCTGTCCTTCCGGAACACAAACCGGGTACTAGGCTCAATCGTATTGATGCCTGTACGACTACAATGTTGAATGCAAGGCGACAAGGCGGCATCAAGCACACACAAAGTCGATGCTCACAACTACGGAACGACTGTACTGCAGGTGCGTCCGTGAAGATCGACTTGAAAGTCCATACGACCAACGGAAATATGCCACGCGAACGGCACTGTCGCGACGTCTATTGACAACCTCGTTCCACAAAAGGCTCTTTACAACCACATACTGAGTTTATCTCACTACACGAAATACCACTTCCGGGTTACGGGTAGCGATGCGTTCGATAGAAGCGGCCCCCTGTCGACTTTTGCCGGAGAACCGATGGAAAACTGCGGCGAAGCGGACTATAGAGGCAGGCCTGGTTCTCATTTACCGGTATTCTGCCTGTGGTACATATCCATCAGGATACAGCCACTATCGTGTAATTGCTTACGGATGAGCGACGCCTCAAGGAAAGCAGCTGCATGTGTgaccgagacagaaacatACGAAACAGTACACGCACTCCTGATGCTGGGGTTTTGGCTGTGACGCAGTGGGAAGAACCGCCAAGCTATGAACGGTTCCTGTGCAGACGGCAGCATGCGACAGTCTACGTTTGTGATCGTCGACACAGAGTGCAAGCAACGATTCTGGCACTGAACCTTTCTCCGGTGAACATTTCGGTTGTGgggaagaaacacaagacGAACAAGTCGGGCCGGGTAACTGGATCGTGCTGTTACGGCTAGCAAATAATACAAATTGGGCGCTCGTCAGCAGGGATGGACGAAGCTAATGTGCGTCTATCGCCAGGTGGTGATAAACGGTTTTTCTGAAGATAGCGCAGCTCACCAAATGGAGCAGAAGCCAATATGGTGGCGGGCAAAGTTTCCGAGTCCGCTGCGTACAGCAAAACAAGCAGAACACGAACGCTGGGCACCGTGAAAATTGTCCAAAACCAAAAGTGTCGCTCTGGTCAGTGTCACGATCCCCAAACCATTCCTCCAATCGCGCATGaaccgaaagaaaaaaagacgtGGGAAGAATATCTGGACAACAGAGGAATAGCATACGGGTCAGCGGTAAACCACATCACGTACTACGTGAACGCACCAACGACACTCCATCCAAGAAGGCGTAGGCACTTGTCAACTCTATACTTCGGACTGAACTGCCGAGTGTTCTTATGTGCTTACTACACCTTACTTCATTCGTCTACTCTTTAGAGGCGTTCTTCAGCTACCACTTACCGTTGCTTTCAGAGGACGAACGTGTAGTGTCTCTGGGAGACCCGAACTGACGTGCTGCAAAAATTCGAAGGGAAAAGTATGTGTGCTCTAAAAGCTCGAGAATTGCCCTCAGTTACGCAGACGCGTGCATGAAGTCTTGAAAAATGTACTGCTCGTTCCAGTAGCATTTGATCTCCACATTCACTCCATCTAACTGCGAATTCGACAGCGTCACTACCCTACAGAAAGTCAGAAGTCATCACAGCACCTATTGCCTTACAGCAGATTGAGCCTTAACGCTGGATGAGATGTAGTCTTACCGTTATCAGGTGTCAGCGAGCGGGGCCTGCTGGGCACTTGTGTCAGTCGCAGAAGCCGGCTCCGATTGTGAGGTTGGTGCTGATCGCAGCAGCGAAAACAGAAGTGAACGCATCAATGTGATTTGGCACCATACAACAGGGTGATCCGCCCCACGCATGACGTCGGTCACCTAATCACTCTTGCTTCACATGCGTCGAATGAGTGGCAATTTCTCTTTCCATTTACAGACAAGTGTCTGAGAAAAGGTCGGCTTTGGTGGAGATGAGGCTCCTTGCGGAGATCCAAgtctcctccccttctcACGACAAGATCGCTCGCAACCGCGAAAATTCATGAAAATGACAAGAGTAGATTGACAAGAAAAGTTAGTCTACAGAAGAGTGTTAAAACCGAATAAGGATCCGCGGTAGGTTCCTACAGTGGTCGCTGTCCAGCATCCAGGTGCTACTTCCAGCTACGGTGTCGGAAACAAGCGTAATGGCGTCTTTAAAAGAAGCTATGATCTGGTACCTGACTTCATTTACACCTAACGCAGAGGCACCCCATGGAGTTCAACGTGGCACAGCCGTGTCTTGCTACTGAAGCGGGGTCGAATTGCGCAGCGAAATTGCACTGCATCGTCCATGAAGACGCTGTGGCAAGAGACGACTACCGAATGGTAATATTGCCCGCACCACTTATAGCTGAGGCAACAACCGTGAACGAGATTATGAGGATCCCTGTGATCAGACAGCCACACCCTTGACGCGTCCGAAAGCACACTTGCAGGTAGTACTTCAAGTACAGAAGTGTTTGAGGGGCGTACCTCCACAAAGGACTCATGAGAAGGCCAGGTCAGTTCATTGCTAGCGATGGCACCCTTATCCGGGGCAGTGTGATTTTTCAAC
Proteins encoded in this window:
- a CDS encoding hypothetical protein (encoded by transcript TGME49_249570~Signal peptide predicted by SignalP 2.0 HMM (probability 0.987) with cleavage site probability 0.466 at residue 22~Predicted trans-membrane domain (TMHMM2.0):6-29) gives rise to the protein MTMARRTIWSLMPLFGLLGATGSFVEVSSGLERGSLILKSTLHPVSSHRAEDSDDSVLKNHTAPDKGAIASNELTWPSHESFVEHQPHNRSRLLRLTQVPSRPRSLTPDNARQFGSPRDTTRSSSESNADSETLPATILASAPFAAFLEASLIRRLFKRKKKRTSASRSKKKRTTKRRKKKKRNEAREDDSDDDPPRRQTRRNKRKKAREEDAEDDDDDVEERKRRKKKRQRAREETEDDDDDVEERKRRKKKRQRAREETEEIKYDDEVEEDD